ACGACTTGGAAAGCTCCTGAAACTGGGGCAACAACCGCTCGTAGGTTCGCTCGAGGTGTTCTGGAATGACGCGAACCTCTCCGAGTGCCGTCATGAAGTTTGTATCTCCGTTCCAGCGTGGAACGACGTGAAAGTGAAGATGCTCCGCAAAACCCGCGCCGCCCGCGGCGCCCAGATTCGCACCGATGTTCATACCTTCACAATCATACGTCTTTCGCAAAATCCGGGCTGTATCGGCGATGCGAGCCATGAGTTCAGACAAGCTCGCTGCGTCGACCCGCTCGATCTCGCCGCAGTGAAGATGTGGCGCCACCATGAGATGGCCCGCCGCGTACGGGTAGCGGTTGAGCAGCACGATGGAGCGCTCACCGCGGTGCAGGATCAGCCGCTCGGCTGCGGACGCCGAAGACGGCCCATCACCAGACGCCGAAGATGGCGTGTCATCCGCTGTCGTGCAGAAGATGCAGCCCCGGGGCCCCTTCGCGGACTCGATGTACTCCATCCGCCACGGAGCCCAGAGGGGCCTGCTATCGCTCACGCTCAGGAAACGGAGCTCGCGTGGCCCGGCTCGGTGCTCTCTTGCCTGCGCTTGCTCTCGATCCGTTCCTTGAGCTCTTTACCCACCTTGAAGAACGGCGTGCGCTTGGCAGGAATCTTCACTTCCTGACCGGTCTTCGGGTTCCGACCTTCGCGCGCCTCGCGCACTTTGATCTGGAAGCTGCCAAAGCCACGGATCTCGATCCGGTCTCCCTGACGCAGGGAGTCGGTCATGCAGTCGAAAATCGTATTGACGACGGTCTCGGTATCCTTCTTGGAGATCAAGGGTACCTGCGCCGCTACGCGTTCGATCAGATCGCTCTTCGTCATCCCGAGAACTCCCCCACAGATCGCTTCGGGCTTCTCCGCCCTCCGCCCCTACTCCTCGTCATCCGGCGAATCACCGGCGAGGCGATTTCGGTCCGCCTGCGTCAGCAGGTCACCCAGCGTGGCCGTCTGAGTGCGCGATTGCTGTGCAACGCGCTTGATGGCCTCGCGCTCTTCGCGGTCGTGAATGGCGCGCATCGACAAGGCGATCTTCTGCTCCGCAGCATCGACTCGCACGATCAGCGCCTCGACCTCGTCCCCCTCCTTTACGACGTCGCGAATATTCTCGACGTCCTGGCCAACCTCGGAGGAGTAGACCAGACCTTCAATACCTTCTTCGATCTCCACGAACACACCGAAGTCGGCAATGCTGGTGGCCTTGCCCTTGATCTTGGTGCCGATCGGATACTTCGTGGGCATGTCCTCCCACGGATTCCGCTCGATTTGCTTGATACCCAGGGAGAATTTCTCGCCTTCGGTATCGACCTTGAGCACGACGGCTTCAACCTCGTCGCCCTTCTTGTACAGATCCTTCGGGTCGCGGACTTTTTGCGTCCACGAGATATCGGAAACGTGCACGAGACCGTCGATGCCGTCCTCGATTCCGAGGAAGACGCCGAAGTTGGTGACGTTGCGAACCACACCCTTGACCCGCATACCCGCCGGATAACGCTCTTCGAGGAGCGACCACGGATTCGGCTCGATCTGCTTCATGCCGAGCGAAACCTTGCGATTGCCCTCGTCGACCTCGAGCACGAGCACATCGACTTCGTCGCCGATCGCCACCACCTTCGAGGGGTGCTTCACGCGCTTGGTCCAGCTCATCTCGGAGATGTGGATCAGACCCTCGATTCCCGGCTCCAACTCGACGAATGCGCCGTAGTCGGCCAGAGAGACGACCTTCCCGTGGATGCGCAGACCGACTGGATAGCGGTCGGTCACATTGATCCACGGATCGGGCTGGGTCTGCTTGAGGCCCAGGCTGACCCGCTCGCTCTCCCCGTCGAACTTCAGAACGCGCACGCGAACCTGATCGCCTACCTGGAACAGTTCAGAGGGATGCGCGATGCGACCCCACGACATGTCGGTGATGTGCAATAGACCGTCGATGCCGCCCAGATCGATGAACGCACCGTAGTCGGTGATGTTCTTGACGATCCCCTCGACGACCAGGCCTTCCTGAAGAATATCGAGCGTCTTGTCGCGCAGCGACTGGCGTTCGGTCTCGAGCAACGCCCGGCGCGACAGAACGATATTGCCGCGGCGTTTGTTGAACTTGATGATCTTGAACTTGTGCGTCTCACCAATCATACGGTCGAGATTTCGCACCGGTCGAAGATCTACCTGGCTGCCGGGCAGGAATGCCTTGACGCCGTCCAGGTTGACCGAAAGGCCTCCCTTGACGCGTCCGTTGATCACGCCCTCGACGACCTTTCCGTCATCGTGCGCTTCGGCGAGTTGATCCCAGATTCGCAGGCGATCTGCCTTCTCCTTGGAAAGGACGACCAGACCGTCATCGTTTTCTGCGCGCTCGACGAGAACTTCGACCTTCTGGCCGGGCTCGATGCGCGCGATCCCGCCCGCGTCCGCGAATTCCCAAGTAGCGATCATGCCTTCGGATTTGCACCCGACGTCAACCAGCACATGCTCGGGATCCACACTGAGCACGGTGCCCTCTACCACCTGTCCTTCTTTGACCAAAGTGGCGCTGTTCTCGAAGAGATCGGCAAAGCTCTCCTCATCGATCACTGCGGGCGGTGTATTCGTCGGTTCTGCGGTTTGCACTTCGTCGGCCATACTACCTTTGTCGGTCTCCTGTTCGTTCTAGCCTTTCCAGGCTCGCCTGGGCGTTTTGCAGTACTTCTTCCAGCACTGCCCGATCTTCTCGCCCCAAGGCGTCGACGATCAGTCCCAAATTCTTTTCAAACCGGGCAATTTCTTCGGTTACCCGGCTACGATTCATGAGCAAAATCTCGCACCACAGCTTGGGGTTGGCGCGTGCGATGCGGATGAAATCGCGCAACCCCGGACCCGCGAGGCGAAGCCCCTCTTCTCCGGGCAGCCCCTGAGCGAATGCGAAGGCTATCACGTGCGGCGCATGAGAGAGAACCGCGGTGAGAGCGTCGTGCTCCTCAGGTGTCTTCCGGACCGTAAATGTGCCTAAACCCTGCCAGAATTGCTCGATTCGGTCCACAATTTCAGGGGGTTCGGGCCCGCTCACGGTGATGATGCAGGGAGCATCTTGCAACAGATCCGCCCGGGCTGCGCCAAATCCAGCCTCGTGACTCCCCGCCATCGGGTGCGCTCCCACACACCTCTCCGGATGCCGCAGGCAGCGCCGAGCGGCCTCGGCCGTAGGCACCTTCACGCTGGCCGTATCCGTGATCAGCGTCGCTTCCCCTAGATGGGGGTCCAGATCCTTCAATACCGGGTCGAGTTGCTCGACGGGAATCGCCAGTACGATCAGATCGGCCCAGGCGGCGGCTTCGGCAAGAGGCACGATCTCAAAGCCCTCGATGGCGTCCCGGCCGGGATCGACCCCTCGAACCTCCGCAGCCAGACCGCGATCCCGCGCCGCCAATGCCACCGAGCCCCCGATCAGCCCCATGCCGACCACGGCCACGCGCTCGAATAAAGGCTGCGAACGGGTTCCGCTCAAGCGCGAATCTCGGCTTCGAGCGCGCTGAGAAAGCGCTCGTTCTCTTCGGGCAGACCGACGGTCACGCGCAGATGTCGCTTCAAGCCGAAGCCCGCCATCGGCCGGGTGATCACGCCATGGCGAAGCAGCCCCTGATAGACCGCGCCGGCATCGTCTCCGACATCGACCAGCAGAAAGTTCGCATCGCTCGGCGTGCAGCTCAATCCGAGTCGCTCCAAACCAGCCGCGAGAGCATCGATACCGGCGTGGGTCAACTCGCGAACCCGGGCCACGTGTTCCACATCGCTCAGGGCACCGATCGCCGCAGCCTGCGCCAGGCTGTTCACGTTGAAGGGATGGCGCGCGCGCTCGAGATAGGAAATGAGTTCCGGATCGCCAACGACATAGCCAATGCGCAAGCCCGCCAGTCCGTAGATCTTCGAAAACGTTCGCAACGAGACGAGCGTCGTTCGCCGCGCAATCGCTTTGAGCGTGTCGGGGAAGTCGGGACGGCGCACGTACTCCAGATAGGCCTCGTCCGCGACCAACACGACGTGTTCCGGCAACTCGTCGACGAGACGCGAAAACTCGGCCTCGCCGATCGAGGTGCCGGTAGGATTGTTTGGGTTCGCCAAAAACAGCAACTTCGTCTTGTCGGTGACCGCAGCGAGCAACGCGCCGACATCGCTTTTGTATTCGGCGTCGGTCGGGACCGGGACGGAGACCGCGCCCATTCCCTGCGCCACGATCGGGTACATCGCAAAACTCGGCCAGGCAAATACAATCTCGTCGCCCGGTGCAACGAAGCACTTGGCCAGCACCTCGAGGAGTTCATCCGAACCACAGCCGAAGGTGAGCGAATCTCCCGTCACACCGAGTTTCGTCGCGAGCGCTTCGCGCAGGTGAAAACAAGAACCATCCGGGTAGCGATTGAGCTCCTCCGTCGTCGCGTGCAGTGCTTCGACCGCGCGCAACGAGGGCCCAAGTGGGGACTCGTTCGAAGCGAGCTTGATCGAATCCGCGATGCCGAGCTCGCGTTCGAGTTCGTCGATCGGTTTGCCGGGTTGGTAGGGATCGAGATCGCGAATATGCGGATTCACGAGTTCTTTCAACTTCATACCAACGTCTCCGCCTGCGGATAGCTGCCAAGCACTTTCACGAAATCACAACGCGGGCGCAGCGATTCGATCGCTGCTCCGACACGCTCGTCGTCGACGTGACCTTCGAAGTCACAGAAGAACACGTATTCCCAGGCCCGCGCTTTCGTCGGCCTCGACTCGATGCGCGTCAGATTCACATCGTGCTCCGCAAACGGTTCGAGCGCCTTGTACAGGGCACCGGAAAGATCGCGCTTGATGGAGAACAGCAGGGAAGTGATGTCGCGTTCGCTGCGCTTCGGCGGCGTCTTGCTGATCACCAGGAAGCGCGTCGTGTTGTTCGGGTTGTCTTCGATACCCGATTGCACCGACTCGAGTCCGTACAGACCCGCAGCAAGTGAACTCGCGATCGCGGCACTCGTATCGTCCCGCGCCGCCTGCTCCGCCGCGAACGCGGTCGAGGGCGAAGACTCCTGCGTCGCGTTGGGCATATTCAAGGCCAGCCAACCGCGACATTGCGCCAGCCCCTGGGGGTGCGAGCGGACGGTCTTGATCTTGTGCAGGTCGCCGCTCTTCGAGAGCAGATCGTGGTGGATCGCAACGTGGATCTCAGCGCAAATGGTCACCGGAGACTCGACGAAGAGATCGAGTGTGTGGCTCACCACGCCTTCATTGGAGTTCTCGACCGGCACCACACCGAACTCGGCGGTGTCGTTCTCGACCTGCTCGAAGATCTCGGCAGTCGTCGCGGCCGGCAGGAGTTCGGCCATCCTGCCAAATTGCTGGATCGCGGCCTGATGGGTGTAGGTGGCCGGTGGCCCCAGGTAGGCGACGCTCACGCCGCGCTGTAGCGAGATCGATGCGGAGATGATCTCGCGAAAGACGTTGCGGATCGCATCCGAGGGAAACGGCCCCGGATTCTGCCGTTCGAGACGCTCGAAGATGTCGAGTTCGCGTCCGGGGACGAACGGCGTGGAATCGTCGGCCGCCTTGAGACGGCCGATTTCGGCATTGCAGCCCGCTCGCTGGTTGAGCAGATCGAGGATCTGATCGTCGATGCGATCGATCCGCTCCCGCATTTCGCCAATCGGTTTTTCCACATCGCTCACGTTACCGCCCTTCGAAGCGCGCCGATGATACCCCAGAGGTCCGGCATTGCCAATATTTCTCAATGATCACAGCGCCTTACGGGATGACCCGGACTCGGAGCAGATTGGACTGGTTATACTGCGGCCCATGAGCGAAAGAAGATCTAGCAGCCGCTTGATCGGCCTGACCGGAGGCATCGGAACGGGCAAATCGCGCGTCGCGAAGCTGCTCGAAGAACTGGGTGCGGCGATCGAGTGTTCCGACCTGATCGTGCGCGAACTCCAGGCTCCGGGAGGCGCTGGACTGCTGGCCATCGCCGAGCACTTTGGCAACACCTATCTGACAGCGGCTGGAGAACTCGATCGCGCAAAGCTCGGAGACCTGGTCTTTAGCGACCCCGAGGCTCGCCAGGTGCTCAACGGCATCATCCACCCGCTCGTGTTCGGGGAATTCGACCGTCGAATTCAACGGCACCGCAGCGCCGAGGTGCAGGTGATCGTGATCGACATCCCGCTGCTGCTCGAAGGCAAACAGGCCGGACGCGGCAGCGGTGCGCTGCTCCCCTTTGACGAGATCGTTCTGGTCTACGCGCGCGAGGAACAACAACTCCGGCGCGTCATGGAACGCGACGGCTTGCCCGAAAAAGATGCGCTCGCGCGCATCCGTTCGCAGCTCTCGATCGAGGAAAAGCGGGCCTTGAGCGACGTGATCATCGACAATAGTGTGGACTGGGAGAAGACCGACAGGCAGGTGCGCGAACTATACGAGACCTGGCTCAACGCTTCGCCGACCTCATCGCCTCACTGAGAGAGCGCACGAACCCGCTCGCAGAAGCGATCGCCTCGGCGCGATCCTTCGCAGCCGCAATTCGACTCACCAGCGCACTACCGACGATCACTCCATCGCACATACGAGCGACATCGACAGCATGCTCGGGCGTCGAGATCCCGAAGCCCACGCAGACGGGCGCGTCCGTCACCCGTCGGACCTTGGCGACGAGATGCGCGAGGTCGGGCGGCAGTTCGTTGCGCGCACCGGTCACACCCGTGGTCGACACGCAATACACGAAGCCGCGACTCAGCGACGCGATCTGCACGACTCGCTCGGGCGTGCTGGTCGGTGCGATCAACAGGATGCGATGCACGTCCTTCGCCTCGCAAGCGCGGCTCAGATCGGCACCCTCCTCGTGAGGCGCATCCACGATGATCAGTCCGTCGATCCCGGAAGCCGCGCACTCCGCCACTGTCTGGTCCTCTCCGCGGGCCAGCACATTGTTCAGGTAACCCATCGCGACAAGCGGTACGTCGGTGAGTTTGCGCACGCGCGCGCACATCGCCAGGACGCCCGCCAGAGTCGTGCCCGCAGCGACCGCACGCGCCGAGGACGCCTGGATGGTCGGCCCCTCCGCAATCGGGTCGCTATGAGGGACGCCGAGTTCGACTATATCAGCGCCGGCGGCGGCGAGTTCGGGGATCAACTCTTCTGTGGTCTCGAGATCCGGATCACCGGCCGTCACGAAGACGATCAGTGCCGCGCGATTTTCGGCCCGGGTCCGCTCGAACACGGCATCGATGCGATTCATCGGCGCTTCTCCAGCAGCAGGCGAGCTTCGGCTACGTCTTTGTCCCCGCGTCCGCACAGGTTTACGATCACGAGGGTGTCCTCGCCGTAGTCCGCCGCGCGTTTGCGCAACTCAGCGATCGCATGCGACGGCTCGAAGGCGGGAATGATGCCCTCCTTCTGCGATAAGTAGACGAAAGCGTCGAGTGCCTCGTCGTCGGTCGCAGCGGAATAGATGGCGCGACCTGAATCCTTGTACAACGAGTGCTCCGGACCCACGCCCGGGTAGTCCAGACCCGCCGAGATGGAATGTGCGGGAAAGACCTGGCCGGAGTCATCCTGAAGCAGATAGGACATGCTTCCGTGCAGGACTCCGGGGCTTCCCGCCGTAAGCGGTGCGCTATGCCGCCCCTTCTGCATGCCCTCACCAGCCGCTTCGACGCCGATCATCTTCACGCCCTCATCGCCAAAGAACGGATGGAAAAGCCCGATTGCGTTACTGCCTCCGCCCACACAGGCGTACAGGTAATCGGGCAAGCGCCCTTCTGCCGCCAGAATCTGTTCACGCGCCTCCTGTCCGATGATCGCCTGAAGATCTCGAACCAGAAGCGGGTACGGGTGAGGTCCAGCAGCGGACCCGATCAGATAGTAGGTGTCGAGTACATTCGTAGCCCAGTCACGCAGGGCTTCACTCATCGCGTCCTTGAGCGTGCGTGTGCCCGACGTGACCGCGTGGACCTTGGCCCCGAGCAATTCCATGCGGAATACATTCAGGGCCTGCCGACGCGTGTCTTCTTCACCCATGAAGACTTCACATTGCAGGCCGTAGCGCGCGCACGCAGTCGCAGTTGCCACACCGTGCTGACCGGCACCCGTCTCCGCGATGATGCGCGTCTTGCCCATACGCTTTGCAATCAGCGCCTGGCCAATCGCGTTATTGATCTTGTGCGCGCCGGTGTGGGCAAGTTCGTCGCGTTTGAAATAGACCCGGCAACCGAGGTCCTCGCTGATACGCCGCGCGAAGTACAACGGCGTGGGTCGTCCGACGTATTCCTTGCGCTCGGCGGCGAGTTCTTGCCAGAAGCTCGGATCTTCGCGCAACGCTTCGTACGCGTCGGTCAACTGCTCCGTAGCCGGGACCAGGGTCTCTGGCACATAGCGCCCGCCGAAGATTCCGAAATAGCCGCGCGGATCCGGACGATCGCGTTCGGACTCGACGGAGTGCGCTAGCGCGACGAACTCCCGGACGGCTTTCCGGTCCTTGCGGCCCGGAGCCGACTCGAGTCGCGACGAAGCATCGACACCGTGCGGCAGGGCGCTTCTCGCCGCGTCCTCGACGTTGTCCGCGGCGAGTCCTCCTGCGATCCAGACTCGCCGGCCCCTGGATTCCAACGAACGCGCCCGCGTGTAATCCCAGGATTCACCACTCCCTCCCCCGGAGGGATGATCGAGCATCAGGTCGATGCGCGGGTAGCGATCGGCGAGCTCCTCGACACCGTCCTGCGCCGCGAGCACCTTGATGACCGGAAACGGAAGCTTCCCCACGTAATCTGGCGACTCATCGCCGTGCAGTTGCACCACGTCGAGGCCCACTTCTTCGACCAGCTCGGCCACTCGTTCGACGGGCGCATCCTGAAACACGCCGACACGCACGACACGACCCGCGACCGCTGCACTGATCGCGCGTGCGGTCTCGAGATCCAGTGCGCGAGGCGTACCGTCCACGAAGTTCAAGCCGATCGCGTCAACTCCGGCTTCGACCGCAGCTTGGGCGTCCTCCACTCGGGTAATTCCGCAGACCTTGACCTGGATCATGCCATTCCTCTCAACTTCGCCAGCGCCATTCCTGGATCCGGCTGCTTCATCAACGCCTCGCCGACCAGGAATGCGTGCACCCCTTCGGATTGGAGTTCCCGCAGAGTCGTCGCGTCGGACAGTCCGCTCTCACTCACGATCGTGCGGCCACCGAGATGCGGCAGGAGTTCTCGTGTCACTGCGATATCCGTGGAAAAACTGCGCAGGTCGCGATTGTTCACACCCACGATGCGTGCGTCGAGGCGCACCGCCCGCTCGAGTTCCGTCCGGTCGTGGACTTCGACGAGTACGTCGAGCCCGATTTCGCGCGCAGTCTGGTACAGATCGGCGAGCCTGGAATCGTCGAGTGCCGCCACGATCAGCAAGACGGCATCCGCGTTCGCGGCACGAGCTTCAAAGATCTGTATCGCGTCGACCGTGAAATCCTTGCGCAACACGGGCAGCGAGCACGCACCCCGCGCTGCCTTCAAGTCCGAGAGGTTGCCCTGGAAGAATGCCGTGTCGGTGAGTACCGAAAGGGCTGCCGCCCCGGCCGCTTCGTAGGCCTTTGCGATCTCGGCCGAATCCGCTCCTGCGCGGATCTCACCCTTCGAAGGGGAAGCCCGTTTGAACTCGGAGATCACGCGCGGTGCCTCGCTGTCGCGAAGAGCGTTCTCGAAAGCGCGTGCCGGAGGCGCCGCTTCAGCTCGCTCGCGCATGGCAGACAGGCCCTCATCGCGGCGCAGTGCAGCGACCTCCTGAGCCTTTCGCTCGAGGATTTCATCGAGGATCGTCATTGCGCCGCTTGCGTGAACGCGACGAAGCGTTCCAGAACGCCCCGCGCCCTGCCCTGATCGATCGACTCGGCCGCCAGCCTCGCTCCTTCAGGCAGTTCGACAGCCCGACCCGCCACACAAAGCGCGGCGCCGGCGTTCAGCAACACGACATTGCGCCGTGGCCCTCGTTCTCCGCCCAGAATGCTGCGCGCGATCTCGGCATTCTCCAGGGCATCTCCGCCTTCGAGATCCGATGCAGACGCCGCCGGGAAAATCTCGCCCGGACGGATGGAAGCGACGATGTGCTCCCCCGTATCGTAGCGATGCACGTGGGTCGGGGCGTTGAGCGAAATCTCATCCAACCCGTCTTCCCCGTGCACCACCCAGACCACCTCCGCGCCTAGTTCGACTAGCGCGGCGAGCGTGGGTTCGAGCAGGGACGCATCGGCAACGCCGACGAGCTGTCGCTTCACACCCATGGGATTGGTCAGTGGGCCGAGACGATTGAAGATCGTGCGCACGCCGAGCTTCGCGCGGATCGGTCCGACCCGGGCCATGGCGGGATGACAGGCGCGGGCGAACAGAAAGCCGATTCCGACTTCGCGCACGCATTCGGCCATGCGCTCGGGGGCCGTATCCAGACGCACTCCGAGCGCCTCGAGGACTTCAGCGCTTCCACACTTGCTGCTCGCAGCCCGATTGCCGTGTTTGGCGACCGGCACACCCAACCCGGCAACGACGAGAGCCGAAACCGTGGAGATGTTGAAACTATTGGAACCGTCCCCTCCGGTACCGCACGTGTCGATCGCGCCCTCCGGAGCTGGCGGGAGGGAAACGGCCAGTTCACGCATCGCCTGGGCCGCGCCCGTGACTTCATCGACGGTCTCACCGCGGGTTCGCAAGGCCGCAAGCAGTCCGGCAATCTCCAGATCGTCGCCCTCTCCGTTCATCACGGCGACGATCAGAGCGCGCATCTCTGCGCGCGGAATCTCGTTTCCCGAAATCACGCGCTCGAGTACTTCCCGAATCACGCCGCGCGCTCCGTCAAACCCGCAACGCGTAGAAAACCGGCAAGCAATGCCTTGCCCTGGCCGGTCAGAATCGATTCGGGATGGAATTGCACCCCGATCACGATATCTCGCACATGCCGCACAGCCATGATCTCGCCGTCTTCGGTGTGCGCGGTGACGATCAGTTCGTCGGGCAGATCCGCGACGGCCAGTGAGTGATAGCGGGTCGCCTCAAACGGATTGGGCAGCCCCTCGAAGATCCCGCGTCCGTCGTGGCTCACCATCGAGGTCTTGCCGTGCATCAGGTGCTTGGCCGCCACCACGCGTCCGCCATAGGCCACCGCGATCGACTGGTGCCCGAGACACACGCCCAGGATCGGCAGACGCCCCGCGTACCGCTTGACGGTTTCGACGCTGATGCCCGCTTCCTTCGGAGTGCACGGGCCGGGCGAGATGATGATGGCCTCGGCGTCGCGCTCCCCGACCTGCTCCACGCCTATCTTGTCATTGCGCACCACGTCGCAGTCCGCACCGAGTTCACCCAGGTACTGGACCAGGTTGTAGGTGAAGGAGTCGTAGTTGTCGATTACGAGAAGGCGCATCTTCACTTTCCCCGGCCGGCCAGCAGGACCGCGCGCAGCGGCGCACCCGCCTTGTGGCCAGCTTCCTCGAACTCCGCCTGCGGATCGGAATCAGCGACGACTCCACCGCCGGCTTGAACGTGAATCTTGCCGTCCTTGGCCAGCAGGGTGCGGATGGCAATGCACATATCCATATTGCCGTGATGATCGAAGTAGCCGACGCAACCGCCGTAGAGACCGCGGCGATCGGTCTCCATCTCTTCGATGATTTCCATTGCGCGCACCTTGGGCGCACCGGTGAGCGTGCCCGCCGGAAAGGTCGCGCGCAACAGATCGATCGCATCGAGACCGTGACGGAGTTTGCCGCGCACATTCGAAACGATGTGCATGACGTGCGAGTAACGCTCGATCACCTTGAATTCGTCGACGACGACCGAACCCACCTCCGCCACTCGTCCGATGTCATTGCGGCCGAGATCGACCAGCATCACGTGCTCGGCCAACTCCTTGGGGTCTTCGAGAAGCGAGCGTTCATGCTCGTGGTCTTCTTGAGGAGTCGCGCCGCGAGCGCGGGTTCCGGCGATCGGACGCAACTCGATCTCGTCCCCTTCGAGTCGCACGAGAATCTCCGGCGATGAACCCAGAACCACGTGGTCCTGACAGCGCACGAAGAACAGGTACGGCGACGGATTGAGCACGCGCAACTGCCGATAGACGGGGAACGGATCCGTCGTCATGGGCAGGCTCAAGCGATGCGAAGGGACCACCTGGAAGATA
This genomic stretch from bacterium harbors:
- a CDS encoding HIT domain-containing protein — encoded protein: MEYIESAKGPRGCIFCTTADDTPSSASGDGPSSASAAERLILHRGERSIVLLNRYPYAAGHLMVAPHLHCGEIERVDAASLSELMARIADTARILRKTYDCEGMNIGANLGAAGGAGFAEHLHFHVVPRWNGDTNFMTALGEVRVIPEHLERTYERLLPQFQELSKS
- a CDS encoding integration host factor subunit beta, producing the protein MTKSDLIERVAAQVPLISKKDTETVVNTIFDCMTDSLRQGDRIEIRGFGSFQIKVREAREGRNPKTGQEVKIPAKRTPFFKVGKELKERIESKRRQESTEPGHASSVS
- a CDS encoding 30S ribosomal protein S1 is translated as MADEVQTAEPTNTPPAVIDEESFADLFENSATLVKEGQVVEGTVLSVDPEHVLVDVGCKSEGMIATWEFADAGGIARIEPGQKVEVLVERAENDDGLVVLSKEKADRLRIWDQLAEAHDDGKVVEGVINGRVKGGLSVNLDGVKAFLPGSQVDLRPVRNLDRMIGETHKFKIIKFNKRRGNIVLSRRALLETERQSLRDKTLDILQEGLVVEGIVKNITDYGAFIDLGGIDGLLHITDMSWGRIAHPSELFQVGDQVRVRVLKFDGESERVSLGLKQTQPDPWINVTDRYPVGLRIHGKVVSLADYGAFVELEPGIEGLIHISEMSWTKRVKHPSKVVAIGDEVDVLVLEVDEGNRKVSLGMKQIEPNPWSLLEERYPAGMRVKGVVRNVTNFGVFLGIEDGIDGLVHVSDISWTQKVRDPKDLYKKGDEVEAVVLKVDTEGEKFSLGIKQIERNPWEDMPTKYPIGTKIKGKATSIADFGVFVEIEEGIEGLVYSSEVGQDVENIRDVVKEGDEVEALIVRVDAAEQKIALSMRAIHDREEREAIKRVAQQSRTQTATLGDLLTQADRNRLAGDSPDDEE
- a CDS encoding prephenate dehydrogenase, with the translated sequence MSGTRSQPLFERVAVVGMGLIGGSVALAARDRGLAAEVRGVDPGRDAIEGFEIVPLAEAAAWADLIVLAIPVEQLDPVLKDLDPHLGEATLITDTASVKVPTAEAARRCLRHPERCVGAHPMAGSHEAGFGAARADLLQDAPCIITVSGPEPPEIVDRIEQFWQGLGTFTVRKTPEEHDALTAVLSHAPHVIAFAFAQGLPGEEGLRLAGPGLRDFIRIARANPKLWCEILLMNRSRVTEEIARFEKNLGLIVDALGREDRAVLEEVLQNAQASLERLERTGDRQR
- a CDS encoding histidinol-phosphate transaminase encodes the protein MKLKELVNPHIRDLDPYQPGKPIDELERELGIADSIKLASNESPLGPSLRAVEALHATTEELNRYPDGSCFHLREALATKLGVTGDSLTFGCGSDELLEVLAKCFVAPGDEIVFAWPSFAMYPIVAQGMGAVSVPVPTDAEYKSDVGALLAAVTDKTKLLFLANPNNPTGTSIGEAEFSRLVDELPEHVVLVADEAYLEYVRRPDFPDTLKAIARRTTLVSLRTFSKIYGLAGLRIGYVVGDPELISYLERARHPFNVNSLAQAAAIGALSDVEHVARVRELTHAGIDALAAGLERLGLSCTPSDANFLLVDVGDDAGAVYQGLLRHGVITRPMAGFGLKRHLRVTVGLPEENERFLSALEAEIRA
- the pheA gene encoding prephenate dehydratase — encoded protein: MRERIDRIDDQILDLLNQRAGCNAEIGRLKAADDSTPFVPGRELDIFERLERQNPGPFPSDAIRNVFREIISASISLQRGVSVAYLGPPATYTHQAAIQQFGRMAELLPAATTAEIFEQVENDTAEFGVVPVENSNEGVVSHTLDLFVESPVTICAEIHVAIHHDLLSKSGDLHKIKTVRSHPQGLAQCRGWLALNMPNATQESSPSTAFAAEQAARDDTSAAIASSLAAGLYGLESVQSGIEDNPNNTTRFLVISKTPPKRSERDITSLLFSIKRDLSGALYKALEPFAEHDVNLTRIESRPTKARAWEYVFFCDFEGHVDDERVGAAIESLRPRCDFVKVLGSYPQAETLV
- a CDS encoding dephospho-CoA kinase, with product MSERRSSSRLIGLTGGIGTGKSRVAKLLEELGAAIECSDLIVRELQAPGGAGLLAIAEHFGNTYLTAAGELDRAKLGDLVFSDPEARQVLNGIIHPLVFGEFDRRIQRHRSAEVQVIVIDIPLLLEGKQAGRGSGALLPFDEIVLVYAREEQQLRRVMERDGLPEKDALARIRSQLSIEEKRALSDVIIDNSVDWEKTDRQVRELYETWLNASPTSSPH
- a CDS encoding tryptophan synthase subunit alpha, with translation MNRIDAVFERTRAENRAALIVFVTAGDPDLETTEELIPELAAAGADIVELGVPHSDPIAEGPTIQASSARAVAAGTTLAGVLAMCARVRKLTDVPLVAMGYLNNVLARGEDQTVAECAASGIDGLIIVDAPHEEGADLSRACEAKDVHRILLIAPTSTPERVVQIASLSRGFVYCVSTTGVTGARNELPPDLAHLVAKVRRVTDAPVCVGFGISTPEHAVDVARMCDGVIVGSALVSRIAAAKDRAEAIASASGFVRSLSEAMRSAKR
- the trpB gene encoding tryptophan synthase subunit beta produces the protein MIQVKVCGITRVEDAQAAVEAGVDAIGLNFVDGTPRALDLETARAISAAVAGRVVRVGVFQDAPVERVAELVEEVGLDVVQLHGDESPDYVGKLPFPVIKVLAAQDGVEELADRYPRIDLMLDHPSGGGSGESWDYTRARSLESRGRRVWIAGGLAADNVEDAARSALPHGVDASSRLESAPGRKDRKAVREFVALAHSVESERDRPDPRGYFGIFGGRYVPETLVPATEQLTDAYEALREDPSFWQELAAERKEYVGRPTPLYFARRISEDLGCRVYFKRDELAHTGAHKINNAIGQALIAKRMGKTRIIAETGAGQHGVATATACARYGLQCEVFMGEEDTRRQALNVFRMELLGAKVHAVTSGTRTLKDAMSEALRDWATNVLDTYYLIGSAAGPHPYPLLVRDLQAIIGQEAREQILAAEGRLPDYLYACVGGGSNAIGLFHPFFGDEGVKMIGVEAAGEGMQKGRHSAPLTAGSPGVLHGSMSYLLQDDSGQVFPAHSISAGLDYPGVGPEHSLYKDSGRAIYSAATDDEALDAFVYLSQKEGIIPAFEPSHAIAELRKRAADYGEDTLVIVNLCGRGDKDVAEARLLLEKRR
- the trpC gene encoding indole-3-glycerol phosphate synthase TrpC is translated as MTILDEILERKAQEVAALRRDEGLSAMRERAEAAPPARAFENALRDSEAPRVISEFKRASPSKGEIRAGADSAEIAKAYEAAGAAALSVLTDTAFFQGNLSDLKAARGACSLPVLRKDFTVDAIQIFEARAANADAVLLIVAALDDSRLADLYQTAREIGLDVLVEVHDRTELERAVRLDARIVGVNNRDLRSFSTDIAVTRELLPHLGGRTIVSESGLSDATTLRELQSEGVHAFLVGEALMKQPDPGMALAKLRGMA